From one Vicinamibacteria bacterium genomic stretch:
- a CDS encoding SDR family oxidoreductase, producing the protein MTRLGQSRVVVTGAASGLGRCMALEISRRGGALYLLDLDGERLARVSKEIASAGGAVEAFVCDVSDRRAVYGVASRLGEPVDVLINNAGVVSGSSFLEIPDEEIERSLKVNTLSLFWTTKAFLPGMLERNRGHLVTIASAAGLIGVARLSDYCASKWAAVGLDESLRVELKKRGANIKTTVVCPYFVDTGMFEGVASRFPFLLPILSETRLTEMILRAIEADRPRLFTPPLVHSIAWLRVLPVRWFDAVSNFMGINDAMNHFVGRK; encoded by the coding sequence ATGACGCGTCTCGGACAAAGTCGTGTCGTCGTCACCGGGGCCGCGAGCGGGCTCGGAAGGTGCATGGCGCTCGAGATCTCCCGACGCGGCGGAGCGCTCTACCTGTTGGACCTCGACGGCGAGAGGCTCGCACGCGTTTCGAAGGAGATCGCTTCCGCGGGCGGCGCCGTCGAAGCGTTCGTGTGCGATGTATCGGATCGCCGGGCTGTTTATGGCGTAGCGAGTCGACTGGGGGAGCCGGTGGACGTGCTCATCAATAACGCCGGCGTCGTCAGCGGCTCGAGCTTCCTCGAAATCCCCGACGAGGAGATCGAGCGCAGCCTGAAGGTGAACACGCTGTCCTTGTTCTGGACCACGAAGGCGTTTCTTCCGGGGATGCTCGAGCGCAACCGCGGTCACCTCGTCACGATTGCCTCCGCCGCCGGACTCATCGGAGTCGCCCGTCTCTCCGACTATTGCGCGAGCAAGTGGGCCGCGGTGGGACTCGACGAATCCCTCCGGGTCGAGCTCAAGAAACGTGGCGCCAACATCAAGACGACCGTGGTGTGCCCCTATTTCGTCGATACCGGAATGTTCGAGGGCGTCGCGTCACGGTTCCCGTTTCTGCTGCCCATCCTCTCGGAAACGAGACTTACCGAGATGATCCTGCGCGCCATCGAGGCCGACCGCCCTCGCCTTTTCACGCCGCCCCTCGTTCACAGCATCGCCTGGCTGCGAGTGCTTCCGGTTCGCTGGTTCGACGCCGTCTCCAACTTCATGGGCATCAACGACGCGATGAACCACTTCGTGGGAAGAAAGTAA
- a CDS encoding TetR family transcriptional regulator, translating to MRSNTQPVGQKRPSFIEEARRRQIVETAIQIIASQGFLQASLAEIAKMAGISKGVISYHFGGKEELVEEILQSLLRKPAEYIKQRVGECENALDKLTAYIEANFEFMEANRDNYVALVDLWGRRGSTGDHNHFNAEVYEPSRRYLSHILEEGMA from the coding sequence GTGCGGTCAAACACTCAGCCGGTCGGCCAGAAACGACCCAGCTTCATCGAAGAGGCGCGACGGCGCCAGATCGTCGAGACCGCCATCCAAATCATTGCCAGTCAAGGGTTTTTGCAGGCATCGCTCGCGGAGATTGCCAAAATGGCTGGCATCAGCAAGGGAGTCATCTCCTACCACTTCGGTGGGAAGGAGGAGCTCGTCGAGGAGATCCTTCAAAGCCTCCTGCGCAAGCCCGCCGAGTACATCAAGCAGCGGGTCGGCGAGTGCGAGAACGCGCTCGACAAGCTGACGGCCTACATCGAGGCCAATTTCGAGTTCATGGAAGCCAACCGCGACAACTATGTGGCGCTCGTGGATCTCTGGGGCCGACGCGGCAGCACGGGAGATCACAACCACTTCAACGCCGAGGTCTACGAGCCCTCCCGCCGCTACCTCTCACACATATTAGAAGAGGGCATGGCC
- a CDS encoding protein kinase — MKSIDSFDLVPGRTLARKYEIVSLLGGGWEGEVYRIREKTTGIERAAKLFFPKRNPRNKTAKRYARKLHKLRDCPIVIQYHTEETVIVRRTPMTVLVSEYVEGELLSEFLERQPGGRLQPFPALHLLYALVKGVECIHRLREYHGDLHSENVIVEHYGLRFDLKILDFFHWEESPKREGLQDDICDLVRIFYDALGGARFYAKHPQEVKDICCGLKRSLVLKRFPTVTHLRQHLETMRWA; from the coding sequence ATGAAATCGATCGATTCCTTCGACCTCGTCCCCGGGCGTACGCTCGCGCGCAAGTACGAGATCGTCTCGCTCCTCGGTGGCGGATGGGAAGGCGAGGTTTACAGGATACGCGAGAAGACGACGGGCATCGAACGGGCGGCGAAGCTCTTCTTCCCCAAGCGCAACCCCCGAAACAAGACCGCCAAGCGATATGCGCGAAAGCTGCACAAGCTGAGGGACTGTCCCATCGTGATCCAGTACCACACCGAAGAGACCGTCATCGTGCGCCGGACGCCAATGACCGTGCTGGTTTCCGAGTACGTAGAGGGCGAGCTTCTGAGCGAGTTTCTCGAGCGGCAGCCGGGCGGCCGACTCCAACCCTTTCCCGCCCTTCACCTCCTTTATGCCCTCGTCAAGGGTGTCGAGTGCATCCACCGGCTTCGCGAGTACCACGGCGATCTCCACTCGGAGAACGTAATCGTCGAGCATTACGGCCTGCGCTTCGATCTCAAGATCCTGGACTTCTTCCACTGGGAGGAGTCTCCGAAGCGTGAGGGCCTCCAGGACGACATCTGCGATCTCGTGCGCATCTTCTACGACGCTCTCGGCGGAGCGCGCTTCTACGCGAAACATCCCCAGGAGGTCAAGGACATCTGTTGCGGGCTGAAACGCTCTCTCGTTCTCAAGCGGTTTCCCACCGTGACCCACTTGAGACAGCATCTGGAAACGATGAGAT